Proteins from a single region of Manis javanica isolate MJ-LG chromosome 5, MJ_LKY, whole genome shotgun sequence:
- the C5H20orf173 gene encoding uncharacterized protein C20orf173 homolog, producing MLPLCLSPSIPGPQPEFSLEGKYSASKLGKVWEELFKVIPRSSVSHFDPCCQTCALVGNSKILQGLGLGNIVNHHTTAFRFKKMVWFPSGMGDSKDQDAGFGFRSEKQGKGFHYWEDVNKTYGFREILPMPSMEAELEVSECVWASSPPADDRHLAKSAHTLVLGA from the exons ATGTTACCTCTCTGCCTCTCACCTTCTATCCCAGGCCCACAGCCAGAGTTCTCTTTAGAG GGCAAGTACTCAGCAAGTAAACTTGGCAAAGTATGGGAGGAGCTGTTCAAGGTGATTCCTAGATCCTCTGTGAGCCATTTTGATCCCTGCTGTCAGACTTGTGCTCTGGTGGGGAACTCGAAGATCCTGCAGGGCTTGGGCCTAGGCAACATCGTGAACCACCACACCACAGCCTTCAG ATTTAAGAAGATGGTCTGGTTCCCTAGTGGAATGGGAGATAGCAAAGACCAG GATGCCGGCTTTGGATTTAGATCAGAAAAGCAAGGGAAGGGATTTCATTACTGGGAGGATGTTAATAAGACCTACGGCTTCAGGGAGATACTGCCCATGCCTAGCATGGAAGCAGAATTGGAAGTCAGCGAGTGTGTGTGGGCAAGCTCACCACCCGCAGATGACAGACACCTTGCCAAGTCCGCACACACCCTAGTCCTTGGGGCCTGA